A section of the Bacteroidota bacterium genome encodes:
- the kduD gene encoding 2-dehydro-3-deoxy-D-gluconate 5-dehydrogenase KduD, producing the protein MTSFDLKRRSAIVTGASTGLGNGIARALAAAGADILMVDRTPREAGIDEINEKGVRTVSLLADLSRKESIDEIVATAIREFGKIDILVNNAGIIRRAPAIDFSETDWEDVMNINAKAVFFLAQAAARDMMKRKYGKIINIASLLSFQGGIIVPSYAASKGAVAQVTKALANEWAQHGITVNAIAPGYMATNNTKALREDPVRSKAILDRIPAGRWGTPEDLQGAAVFLASPASDYVNGHVLVVDGGWLAR; encoded by the coding sequence ATGACGAGCTTTGATCTCAAGCGTCGCAGCGCAATTGTTACGGGAGCAAGCACGGGCTTAGGGAACGGGATTGCACGAGCCCTTGCCGCGGCAGGAGCCGACATTCTGATGGTTGACCGGACGCCGCGGGAAGCCGGCATAGATGAGATAAATGAAAAGGGAGTTCGAACGGTATCTCTTCTGGCAGATTTATCCCGAAAAGAATCGATTGATGAGATTGTTGCGACGGCAATCCGTGAATTTGGCAAGATTGACATACTGGTGAACAACGCCGGCATCATCCGCAGGGCCCCGGCAATTGATTTCAGCGAAACGGATTGGGAGGACGTCATGAACATCAATGCCAAGGCGGTGTTCTTTCTCGCTCAAGCGGCAGCGCGGGATATGATGAAGAGGAAGTATGGAAAGATCATCAATATTGCCTCGCTCTTGTCGTTTCAAGGCGGAATTATTGTTCCCTCGTATGCAGCGAGCAAAGGAGCAGTTGCGCAAGTAACGAAGGCTCTCGCCAACGAATGGGCACAACACGGAATCACCGTCAACGCAATTGCGCCCGGTTACATGGCAACGAACAATACGAAGGCCCTGCGTGAGGATCCTGTCCGCTCAAAGGCAATTCTCGACAGAATCCCCGCCGGACGTTGGGGTACGCCCGAAGATCTGCAAGGAGCGGCAGTATTTCTCGCATCTCCCGCTTCGGATTATGTGAACGGCCACGTGTTGGTTGTTGATGGCGGTTGG